GTGGAAGAGGATCACGCCACTGATGCTTTTGGCCATTTCTGCTCCCGAAGTGAACAGAAGTTGGCGGTACGCGCGACGATTTTCTTCGACATTCTCCACTCCAATGCCAGCGAGGCGTTTGCCCATCGTACCAGTGCTTTCATCTGCAGCCAAGATCCCTTTGCCGGGAGCTACAATAGTTTCAGCAATTTTCTTTAGTTCTGCCTTCAATTCTGCTGTTAAAGGAGCGTCCATGATCGGTGACTTCTCAAAACTTTGTACCCAATATTACCTTCTGCCTCACGCGACCGAATGCACGGATCGGAAGATGTCCAACAAATCTATATCAATCTCTATAAGGTGTTCTGATTGGACACGCGAAAACGAGTCATTTTTCTCAACCAATAAGAATTTAGTTTAGAACACACAGTGAATGATTTTTGCCAACGTGACAAATGTCATTCTCTCGATGAATATTTTTTGCTTTGACGTGGCACTGAGTGCTTTGAAAGTTTGCTTCGTCTCTTGTCCATTAGATTTCGTTTTTcaataaacaaagtgaaaatacTGCGACATAAAATTTAGGAGCAGCAGCTCCTTCAATAGATATTTAGTGGGAAGGGCGAGGGTGTGACTAAGTTTGATTTTGAGCCCACAATTAGACAGCAGTGAAACATTAAAAACAAGATGGCAACCAAGCTGTTACAAAAAGTGACCTTATTTTCTAGTAGCTATTGCCTTGTTCAGTTCCCTTGGCGCAAACCTGCAAACGTTTTAAAACGATGTCGTATTCAGGTATCCTCGTAAAGTATAAGTGAATGTTATGGATATGATGCTGATCCTTTGGTAATGGCGTATTCAACATGACTATAGGAGATATTAGCCTTGCCTCTGACGATTATGTTTTGGTGCTAACCAATTCATTCAATAGCGTACCCCGTGTCACCAGGAAGTCTCATCATCTAGCAACTCACAGCTAAAAATTCTCTTTTCGCGCAAAAATTATTGGAGTTTGATGAAAATTTGGTGGAAACTTCTGTTGTGTTGGTTTCTTCAGTTGCTGAGGAAAAGGAGAATATCATCAAACCCTTAAAGTGCCATTAAGccccaaaatttttttcgcagaaATAAACCTTCACTACTGCCCTGTTTACTAAGGGGAAAATGTTTTTGGCCTGGGATTTTTCCTTCGGATGTTGTGCCTTTTTTTAAGTAAGGGAGTTGGGCACCTTTTTGCCCCATGGATGACAAaatacaggagaatgggtctagtACACTTTGTGATGTCATCTCAGTGTTTCATTCACGTGCGGAACAAGCACAAACAGAGAGAGAACTTTCTTTTTTAACGGAATGCTTGATTCGTGTATTGTTTTTGGATGTAATGACAACTGGCATGCAGAAAATGGCAGAGCTTTGCACAGAATACACTTTAATTTCAACGATCATTGCCCAGAGTGATTGAGAAGAAGAAAAGTGTGGATCTCTGTTTGGTGGGCAAATGAAACCCTGAGATTacgtcacaaagtaaactagacccattctccttTATTGTCGTCCATGGGCCAAAAGAATGCTCAACCtccttgctttgaaaaatcTTTTCTGCCAAAGTAATCAGGGTAGTAGTGAAAGTTtatttatgtgaaaaaaaaaatttggggggTTAGTGACTCTTTAATAGCTCTGTGAGTTCTGTTTGAGTGAAGCACATCATCACTGTAGTGATTGACTTTGGGGTGGCGCATGTGACATCTCCTTGCAACCTTGAATTTCTATACATCATGGTGGAGAGAAAGATGATCGACATAGAATAAAGTTTTTAGTCTAAGAAAACAATATGATGACAGGACCAGGATTAATTCAAGCTTCCTTCCCCCCAAACCCCCAATATGAGGTCTAACACCCAGGTCAAAATATCGCTATCACTCACTAGAGTCCCATGTTACTTGATCTGTTCTTTTCTGAGAGCCATCGTATTTGCTACGCAATGACCACACTTTCAGCCATTGTATTTCAATTTCATTTATAGATTTTAACCATACCAATTTGTAATGCAAACACTGGCCCTTCTAGTAAAGGAGCACAGACACAAACGGTTCATCAACCAAGAAAAACTCGCACAAGAACAAAATCACCTTCTCATAAGCTACAAGCAAGTCGTGAAGAAAGGGATGAACATGTAAGGATTAACCCCAACCTCACAACTTGGTTTATTGAATCTTATAAAATAAAGTCACATTTTCTTACCGGACTATTAATtagttataattattgttgtttatcAATCTCTGAGGAATTCAAATGACATGTTTTCTTAACGGTTATCAGAAGGAGAGTATGCCTTTTGAATTTACCAGAGATtgattaaataataataatattccaTGGGAAATGTGCTGGGTTTGAGATGGTAATTAACCTATGAGGCACAAATTGCTGAGTTGGCGATAACAAAGATTTCTCCTCTAACTAGAGAGAAGGAAATAAATGTCATATTTTATTATGATGAGCCCATCACCAGGAGAGTACAAATCCCATATTAATTTTGTGGAGTAGTTTTAATTGCTTATCACCTTTCTTGGGAGATTTTTAGTTCTTATACGAATGACTAGTTTTCACCACCGTCAGGCAATGGCCAATATTGAGAGAATTGCGATTGACTTGCAAAGATCCTAAGTATGcaacaagtaaaaaaaatttggaatttaTAATGActctttatttttattcctgTAGGCATCTTAATAGCTAATAATTGTCTTTTGGGATGTCAGACTACTCTCCCCTCCCCCGCTTTTAAAGTGGTAGTATGATCAAAAATCactttaccttttctttttacattttgaaagaaagatttataatattattatcacctaccatgccaaattttaggCCAAGATTTTAACAAGAAGTCTGAATTTTTGGACTTCGAATTGTCAATAAAACTGCCTGCCATTACTCAGTTCAAAAATGGCCGAGTGCAAAGAGTTCGATGGTCATGTTTTATCCTTCGTCGTGTGTTTTTTGTCTACACTCCCCTTGGAAAAGATTATGCCGTCAAGTTGTTGCGCtgtttgattggatgacgtaacatcctccctcgacccaactctctcttttgaactggacaatttttgaattgagtaatggcgggcaatcgttttgagaattcgtagttcaaaaagtcggacttcTTGTCAAAGTCATGGCTTAAAATTAGGCATGGTAAGTACCTATAATACATACTTtcgaaatataaaagaaaaaggtaaggttaattttttgatcatagtaccactttaaaaggAGCACATTTTATTGCATTAAGTTCCTATGCAAATGCATACATACTAGGGGCATTGTAGGGTCTGAGGAAGAGAAAGTTTTTAATTGATACCATTTGTCTTGAACTGTGTTTCATTGTAGAATTACAGTAAATATAAAGTCACCTGAAATTCTTTCCCTTTTGGTAATGTAACCCTTTTTCAGGGTTTGATGCATTGCACTGCTTATGTCACTGGGGAAAGATATAACATTCACGGCATTCGTAATTACTTGAACAGCATGCCCAAGTACCAGATCAAATTTCTACCAGAAGGTAACAAGAATTCTGATGTAAGATTAAATATTAAGGATTTATAAGGACAATAAGGACAGATCTGAATTACTTGTAAAAGGAAAAGACAGAATTACAGCTGTTTCTTGACTGGATGAACACTTATAACAATATTCTTTGAGTGTAAATAGTCCTTGCATTTGCACTGAAATGATTTCACTATACAGCTGGTCAAATGTGTGAATTTTGTGTGTTCattaaatcaataataatattgttattgtttagCTCAACTCTTTTATCTGTATGGTTGGTAATTATTGTTTAAGAAACCAAACATTTTCCATGTTTCTATCAATTTATAGAAACACAAGTGGAAGTTTGGaagaacgagaaatgctgtgggaacatgagctgcaggcgagtgtttccacagcttttttgagttctcccaaactttcacaagtgtttctataactcgatagaaacacgaagaaaatgttttctatttcttttagaaaatagcccaaggaaaataacaaaaaacgaAGAACACTTGGTAGCTTTATTTGCCATCAAAATGTTAATTCTCTACAGTGCGCAATTTACTCATCGTAAATTACGCCATCATCTTTGTGTTTCTATCGtgttatagaaacacgattattaaccaatcagtgCTTGTATCTTTGAGTAATATCCTGGAAATTATATTTTTATGAttctaaaataataattattgttatattgtTCAAGTGTTGAGACATTAATTATTATACAGGTCTGTCCACTTTAACCCTGAGAAAATCAAATCTTGTGTTATCTAACTTTAAAATgattatattaatattttaagccatttaattcttagagaaatttGCATAAGACCTTTATAGTTTTACCACACGGGATAATCGCTATTTTTGATCTTTCAAGTTTGGTCTGTGTTGTTTAAAGCACATCCTAATAACAAGAATTCAAGCCCTTTTGTAGTTCCTTTTCAGAAAGACAAAACTCCTATTAATTCTGTAATGAATTCATTGCATGCAGATGAACACAATGTCCTCCATGTGTGTATCAAAGACGAAGATGGTGAAAATGCTTCCGATGCCTTCTTCTTCAGGTATTCCTGAGTACTTAAAACATCCatgcaattattattttctttttgatttaACCTCAAGCTGTTTTTCAAACAAACTTCtcaaattcatgaataataattcatgacgagaaaacaaaggaaatcccTACCGTGAAGGAGGCTTGGATacgtgatcctaattatcataaaattctgtgaacttttgctttgaatttttctaacaattattattaatgctttgagaagctatataaaacactcgaaagagtatTTCATTAGATATCCAGACATTACAAGGTTGTTTAACAAACTAATGCATGGCTGTGCCTTGtcttttcaacccacttctcatgcagtgtttggatatctgaggaaacactcttccttgtgtttgataatTATATTACTTAAAACATCCAATATTTCTATTTTTGATTTAACTTGAGGCTGTTTTTTCAAACAAACTTCAAggtcatttttgtttcttgaaagGAGTTTCTGTTATAATCAAGATATATTTTGtatcaataaataattattgttgggaaataaaattaacagatacaggtaattattatttaaatacACTACAGGGGCTTAGCAAGAAAGATTTGGGGTGTGTGTCACTCCCCTTTTGtgaattgaatgaatttgaATAATTTGATCATCGCTCAAACCTTATAATCTCAGCTGGGAAAAATGTGAAGCAATGTTGATTTGGTAATATTTGGATGTTTTTACCCTGGGTGTGATGCAGTGTGAGaaaattccccccccccccttttccTGGCAAATATTGTAACTGTGTCACTGTCCTGAAACTTAATATACAGTAATTAACaataaatattgttaataattatagtaCTTATTATTCTAAGGCTTTTAAGTGGacgtgaatagtggcagaatatttactgATCAGTTCAGTGAAGTTCCATCAAGCATTATTCATTAATAGTGAAGAATGCTCAGTTACGTCAAGATAGTGAACCAaccagattgcttgaaacaccaagatgaCACTGAGTGAGTGTAAATTACTAAAAAGAGATAGCTACACTTTCATGTGTAATTTGCTCATTGAATACAGTGAATTTTCATGGCAATTCTGCCTCTGTTTTAAACAGGTGGCTTGGATCATTGGTTGTGTGGAATGTTCCTAGCCCTGAGGTACAAGTTTATTTACAATATTACCGCATGTGTAGGCCAACAtactataaataataataataattactgctTTTGATGACTGATTTCCTGCTGAAAGCAGATTCTAATTAATTATTGGATGAGCTTTTTGTGATATCTGGAATAAGCAAGCTTAAGGTTgaggtaagtgttatcagccgaagccgaaGAATCAACTTtaggcttttagccaatgagaagagagatggtgactacaatgtataaCAAAGTACAATATTGTTTTGCTCTTATTCAAAAATAGAGGAGTTTAGAAACAGATCCTTCTGTGTAACAGGACAGCTTTTAGTTTTTATAGACAACTGCTCTCTTATCTAGCAAGCCATCATGGCTTGACCTAGCCCGTAGTTtcatgtgataaaaaaaattatcacagtACTTCTGATATCGTTAAGTGATTTTCGTCATTATCATGTTGAGTTCAAGATATGCTAAGTATAAATAGTCACTCTGCAGGTTCTCAACCTAGATTTTAAAACAACAGTTCTTCTTTCACCACATTCACAACAACCATTGCAATCatgattgttgttgttatcatcAAATGGCTGCCAACGAAACAACTTCCCATGTCGTGATGTGTGGTCATTCAACTTGTCTTTGACATGAACTTTGCGTCATGAACAGAAACAACTTACATTTATATATGTACTTGTTTCCCTCCAGGAGAAGTACTTAATCAGCATTGCAAAGCTTTTCCAAGAAGGAGGCTTTGAGACAGTGCTGGGAGACACAGAAGATGAGCAACTTCTCTTTTCATATTCGAAGTGAGTTCATACAGGTACATCAGTCATTTTGGGACATACCTAATTTTCTCATCATTATCAATTCTATTACTAACTTTGGAAGACTGCATCTATTGCTTGTTTGGTTCCAGAAATGCCACCTCTCTTAATAATGGAAGGATCATATTGAACGAGAACTCACAGGAAGAAAACTTGGCTTTAGAAAAGTATGCATTTTCCAATGCCATGGCTTTATCTGGTGAGATAATATACATACAGTGTAAATCAGTATGCACTGATGTCTATGCTTGTTATTGATGAATAAATCAAATTTGATTATTGCTGTTTAAGTTGTCTTTCTTAAAGAAGGTAAAATTAAACCAAATTGCCAGTGGTTTTCACAATTGACTGGATGCTGGatatttttattacataattagATTTATATGAATAATTTGTGTTGGATAAAATTATTTGCAGTTAAACTTGCTGTTTGGGAAGATGTTTTGGATCAGTATGTACAATCTATAAGATGGGTCCCAGAGGTTAGTCATAATAAATTCTTATTCACAGTTCAAAATATCCTGAACATTGGAAATCTTCGAATGTGATGCAAGATTTTGAGAGGAATCAGGCTGCCACAAACTTTTAGAGTACTAAGGCTGAAAATTAGGAAAATGGTTGAGGAAAGCAAAGACTTTTAGGTATTAACTGTATTCGTAAAACAAGTTTATATATTGCTCTAGGTTGAAATGACAGtcagttttttggaattttaatttttgacccaaagtaacgattttgcaaagcctttgcaaaatggccgattttcaaaatcgtctcatttctcgaatgtttagtgttttttcaagtggttttttgggcaaaacaactctaaatgacttgcagaatggattttgacatgatttttggaattttattttttgacccaaagtgacgattttgctaaggactttgcataatggccgattttcaaaatcgtctcatttctcgaatattttgttttttttttcaagcggttttttgcacaaaacaactctaaatgacttgtagattggattttgacatgtttttttgaattttatgtCTTTGAATAACAGTATCATCCATCATTAAGGTTGACAAACAaaagtaataatttttataaaataatcTAAATTACAGAGGTTAAAGTGAACTACAGTATATATGATACAATCACAAAATTACATTGGCCTACAATTTTAATAGACTGGGGTCTTCTTGCACCAATTTATTGCAACAAGAATGACCATCTCAAATTTTGTAATAATCtttgaccttttcttttgtaaggCTTTAAAAAGGGGGATAAAAGTCAGAATGTCACGGAAAGAAGTTCTGGAGAAAACAGGGGAACTCATCTCCCTTCGGTTTGTAAACCATTACAGTAgttgtaaaatttatttgagaATTTCAAAAATAGCACTCCATACTCTGAAGAAATGATGGCTTGGTTTTGGTAATTAGGTCAATGTGGATACAACTGTAGAGACGATGATCTTAAAGCTTGCGCTGgtttatgtaataataattcattcCTTTGGTTTTAGATACAAGATCAACTTGTCATCTGATCTTTTGATGACACCAGATTTTTACTGGGATCGACCAGAGAGCCTTGAAAATTTGTATGATAAAACCTGTTACTTCTTAGACGTCTATAGAAGAACAAGGGTAAGGAGTTCTAGAATTATTTAGGTTTCTGTTCGTAATATTACAGTCACTTTTTAATGACTTTGTTGTCCACCACTAAGGACCTTAATGAGCCATGGCTTTGGGTCATCAATTAAACTGTTGGCATCAACCAACTCAGGACTTGACCCCAGTTGGTTGTTCCCTCTCTGGTCAATGAGGAAAGGCAATGGTGTAACAGCACATCACAATCAGCAATAGAAAACTTGGAATAATTTATGGAATAACATATTGAATGAACACATAACCTCAAGAAGTCACTAAGCTTTCAATCATGAGACTTTCAGGATTCTGCATCTTTTGTTTCCATCATATTGCACTATGACTTTGTGGTTGAAGTATCATGAAAGTGGATTGACTGCAGAGTGAGATTAGGAATGGTTCAATCATTCTAGTGAATGCTCAAATTGCAGTCAAAATCTTGATTTGGAGAATGCCATGATGTAAGAACAAtgcatataataattattattgttgaaacATAATGCTTGCCTTCATCTTTAATACTtctgattttttatttttttttggaaaaataagGTGATGAACGAAAAATTAAACCACTGTACAGAGATGGTGGAGTTATTGAGAACGCATCTCAGCGAGAAGCACAGCTTCAGACTGGAATGGGGAATTATAGCACTCATAGCAGTGGAGGTGAGGAATGCTACTGGTACATAGTGTTCTTTGGGAAAGCTCTGCTTGCAGCTGAGAACTCCACGGTCTACTGATATTTTCAGTTGGTACTCTCAACTGCATATGGCACAatgaataatattgtttttagTGTAAAGTTATATCAGCTCAAactggttgtttttttttccttaggtGCTCTTTGAGTCAATATATTTGATAGAGAAGTTCTTTCCCTTCAGATGATGGAAGCTGTCTGCCTAAAATTTATGGCACCGTGCAGAAACTCCTTATGTACGTTCTCTGCTTGGAGATGCAGTTTGACATTACAGCAAGGCAAGGATGGCCACTGTAGTGAAAGAGGTCCTGCACGCCTCAGGGGCATATCTAGGGGAGGGATGCAGGGGGTGCACACCCCTCCCCCCAGATGACATGCAACTAGTTGTGATCCTTCATCTTCATTATTCCCTTTGAAAATCTGTTTACATCACATGTCATTTCTGAGTGGAGCACCCCCTCCTAAAAAGAATCCTGCATCCACCCCTGTGCCTAGATCTTTTATCATATTTCCATCCTTTGCCAGCTACGAGGAGACTTTCAAGTTCACAGAATGAGGCCACTGTCTATTTCTGCATGAACCATTAGCAGCCAATGGTCAGGctatcattaataataattagtaaattccaactagtggtctatcatcaatgctgcattctgattggttgaactactagtaggctatatgttatagcccccTAGTAGCGaacgcccgccatatttgtaatgttttggcggtaaaaaaggattgatgtctaacttgcgaaagatgtttagtttcgatatttttttgaccaactaataattggattttactaaaacaataattattattcctctcgcccacatagcctctgagtcaatagcccgttcggccttcggcctcatgggctattgactcatagcccattcaggctcgaggaataatagTTAATTATTTTGCAGTTGACCCAGGAGGGTGTTTTTAATCCATCTGTCCCAAAACCAACGTTTGCAAAACAAGTTCCCTTAAGAGCATTAACTCAGGCTTCCTAGCTATCATAGCTTGTATTTTAAAACCTGAAAACTGGGGCTTTTGATTATACAAAGAAAAAGGCATTTCTAGACTTGTACTCTCCCAAGGAAGCAGTGAGTTTTATTGCAAAAAAGGCAGAATTGTATGAGAATCACAGCATACAAGTTACTAACTCTCTACAGTTGTCTCCTTGAGTtgatttcataataataataacaataatgtaaTGCCTAGAATGTCCTTGTTTCCCTTGACTACATgcaataataatcataaaaacTCCAAAAGTTCCCATTTTCATAAATCCACTGCTTTGGGCTCACAAGAGAACAGCCAAAACATTACATACAATATTATAGATTTTTGTGCTGAATATACTGTTCTCGATAGGGCATGCTGAGttccaataaaaattaaagtgtaaccatccaaaaaaaattaataaaactgCATGAATTGCAATTAACTTGATGAGAGTGCATGAGCCTGGTTTTGTTTACAGACTTTCACAAATTATTTGGAAATCATAAGAATCAAATAATGAGCAGAATAATGAAGAACATGTTAAAAGAAAGTCGGATTTTTATTACCAATGGGTGGATAAGGAATGGAATTTTTTTGATTTCTCATTTGAACCATCACTTTCTGTTGTTGTTCAAATCAAAGTTGCTAAAAGATAAAGACTGAAGGGTAGCAGGCTTGATCTCATCATATTTTCAGTGCTGATAAGAAAGTTCAAgtgttaatttttcaaaataaacaatagtgttagaaaattatttcaagatTTGTCTTCTACTGAAGAGGTCCAAAGGGTAAAGGAATCATGACCCTTGATTCCATTCGACGGATGAGTGGAACTAAAAAGTAACAAGAAGAAACCAAATCAATAAAATTGCATCTAGAATCAGCAGTTTAGTACTTCCCTCAACAACAGCACTGGTCAAGCGAAAGATACAGGCctcaagaataattattattagtatttaccaaatcagtggacagcaattttcgcgcgttttgattggctcccgtaactcggaatatccttggatattcactgttttgcgaacggagagaaaaatggcgcgtcatttcgcgaaagtttcagaagaagaaattgaagaagcatttttttatccatctgatttggtaaatactaaaacaactatcaacctcagggtcggtgaagagcggtggatatataccttgacgcttcgtgtctcggtatatatcccccactattcacctccccctTCAGGGGGTAGTTGTATATAATACACCAAAGGACAGAGAATAATGGAAAGCTTAACTGATAGGGAGAAAAAGCATAAAATCTgaacaacaacatgaaaagaaaaataaattattcagttATGATCTTGCATCACTGTGGTATTTCCAAAATTGTGGCCATTactataaaacaataatattaattttaatacaTTATAGAAAGGCATAGCTCTGTGAATATTCCAGTCTAAGTGATTATTCTCATCATTCGATATATATTTTTCCCTTCCTTTAATTGGCCAAGAGCTCACCAcatgacctgcaaataactgcctacaaataagtgctTTGCAAATATTCTGCTCATTtttaatatggaaaccacactcttgtgtgaaaatggcagatCAGTACCCCAAGCTGTCAGTGCGATTCGACATCCCttgttgatcaaaagaacagcGATCAAATGATAACACAATTATCCAACACAAATATCCTGATTTGTTGGTGTCTCACATATCAATGATTTGCCTAAGCTTCAGATTAATATTCAATATTGATTGATTAATATTCtgattgatctgctcgccactgagAAATCAGGAGATTTCTGCTTGACCTtgctcaataataattatttattgttaataatattatttgaggGCAACAAATGaatgattaataatattgattacCAGTATTGGCAACACAGTCATCCCAACCAGGTCTGTTCCAGAGGTTATGCCTAATCTGTTGGCGGCTTACAAGATCATCATAGGCTGTCAAAAGAAAGGAGATAAGTCAGTCCACTACACTACTGACTGAGTTGGTAAAGTAAGAAATCTGATCTAACTTTTCCCAAAATAAAAGGATGGGTTTcatatggcaaattatggcccataTACGGGTAAGATAAGGGGTGGTTAGAACATTATATGGGATTTATACGGTGCCCagttttgtgaaatttcaagctATGGGAAGTACATGGGATTGAAAGCCTAAGAAAAGATTTATATGGTAAAACTATGGGAAGAAgttgcccatagatattccatagcaatggctcatctgcttcactttcCTTTTCtgtgggaatgatatgggatcatCACATTGTGCGGAATAACTATGGCAATCAGGTGCCCATAGGTATTCCATACCAGCTGTTAAATAGCACACAAATATTAACCAACACATCAGCCAACATGCCAAATGACATGCCTCTGACCCCTGACCAAAACGGCCAACTCCCAACCAATGGGCCTGCACTTGAGTTTCAGTCAAGATTGGATTTGTTATCTTTACCGAGGGGGTGTTAACATGACGAAACTTGCCCAGGCTCCATTTTCAAATCGTGATGGCTGTCTTGATATTGTGAGGATGAGGATGCCATCTTAAAGTGGATTTTGGAAATCCGTGTATGTGCTCCTCCTTTTCCTCCGCTGAGAAGCCTATTTTATGTTGCTCTTCATTTACATGATAACCCGTTGTTTGATTTCACCCTAGCATGAACGGTACTATAATTTCTGGTTGTACCATGTAAATGAATTCAGAGCCACAAGGAACTCCAGTGTACCGCACTAGCTCTGGGACTAGAGTCGCCCCAGTGTCATGTAACCACTTCCTCAGGGTCATAACAGCAAAGCTTATCAAGTTATGTAACTCTCAAGATTCAATAGTAGaggacaatattattattgcactTTTGAATGCTTTAAGACTTGTGAAAAATGCAGTAGTCAATAACATTTTGTAAATAAGGCTTCCGTAAACTCACCCCATATGTGGTGAACCACATAAAGTTCTCCTATCTGTGAAAATAAACCGGCTACTGCATCATCCTCTTTTTGACGAATTAAAATAGCTTGTCCCCTGAGCAATATAGaggtaaaagaaaaacacaTGAACAATTTGCCCGGCCTGCTTAATTATTTTCAAAGGTAAAAAGTTCCATGATTAACCAATTTTCTTACCAGTTGTTTCCCCACTCTATAAGGGTTCCAGGCTAATAACCATAACAACACAAACCAGTAAGTACTTTGACGAACAAAATGTTGACAATGCCAAATGGCTGTGGAAAGATGGTATATCTTCCATCACCAGGCAGAGTAATCAGTTGTCAGTATGAGAAGGGGTGGGGAGCATTGGAGGAACATTGCACCAATGCCTCTCAGCTTTGATTTCCAGACTATGGACATCATTCATTTTGCAAGGGTTGAGCTTGTTGTTTCTATACTCCTCTCTGTGAGGTTaaagacgttattcataaatagCTGCCAATTcgttattcttttgtccttgtgcaaattagcctaccaagcctcattgtcacgtgttaaattgaaaagaattcttgctctaagatgaggcttggtaggctaatttgcacaataacagaacaaaaataaaacagccaccatttatgaatagggtctatataCT
The Acropora muricata isolate sample 2 chromosome 3, ASM3666990v1, whole genome shotgun sequence genome window above contains:
- the LOC136911164 gene encoding required for meiotic nuclear division protein 1 homolog, which encodes MATKLLQKVTLFSSSYCLVQFPWRKPANVLKRCRIQILTIPICNANTGPSSKGAQTQTVHQPRKTRTRTKSPSHKLQASREERDEHGLMHCTAYVTGERYNIHGIRNYLNSMPKYQIKFLPEDEHNVLHVCIKDEDGENASDAFFFRWLGSLVVWNVPSPEEKYLISIAKLFQEGGFETVLGDTEDEQLLFSYSKNATSLNNGRIILNENSQEENLALEKYAFSNAMALSVKLAVWEDVLDQYVQSIRWVPEALKRGIKVRMSRKEVLEKTGELISLRYKINLSSDLLMTPDFYWDRPESLENLYDKTCYFLDVYRRTRVMNEKLNHCTEMVELLRTHLSEKHSFRLEWGIIALIAVEVLFESIYLIEKFFPFR